In Anopheles gambiae chromosome 2, idAnoGambNW_F1_1, whole genome shotgun sequence, a single window of DNA contains:
- the LOC1281083 gene encoding arginine kinase 1, protein MASLDQKREAFRKYLESAGAIDCLSKALIRLYQEDHKPEDACKFIRQVLCESCPTDEQVAESMAELDEARKRIRHLERENRGLLLSVRRTASETNLALDSGLAGLAEDEACDSLLKKHLTPEVLETLRELKTPAFKSTLLDCVQSGLKNRDSHVGVYAADPMAYSVFGALFDPLIEEYHGGFGSDGQQPELSWGEPSELENPDPEGQYVVSTRVRCARSVEGMPFHPRMQEDQYEEIYDKVREAVQDLPEELQGELHLLAALDAGQKEELTEGHYLFKECDRFLDEAQANRFFPAGRAIFLNESKTFVLWVNEEDHLRIISMQEGADVAQVYQRFITALETLGQKIPFQRDERLGFLTFCPTNLGTAIRASVHIRLPKLSADKARMEEAAATHKLQIRGVHGEHTDTGDGVLDVSNKRRLGLTEFEAVKEMVDGVKALIELEKELEAGGGGEAAADEAPAAEE, encoded by the exons ATGGCTTCG CTGGACCAGAAGCGTGAAGCGTTCCGCAAGTATCTCGAATCGGCCGGCGCTATCGATTGCCTCAGCAAGGCACTGATACGCCTGTACCAGGAAGACCACAAGCCGGAGGATGCGTGCAAGTTCATCCGCCAGGTGCTGTGCGAGAGCTGCCCCACCGACGAGCAGGTGGCGGAAAGTATGGCCGAACTGGACGAAGCTCGCAAGCGGATACGGCACCTGGAGCGCGAAAATCGAGGCCTACTGCTGAGCGTACGGCGCACCGCGAGCGAAACCAACCTTGCCCTCGACAGTGGGCTGGCGGGACTGGCCGAGGACGAGGCGTGCGATTCGCTGCTCAAGAAGCATCTTACGCCCGAGGTGCTCGAAACGCTCCGGGAGCTGAAAACACCGGCCTTCAAGTCGACGCTGCTCGACTGCGTCCAGTCCGGGCTGAAGAATCGGGACTCGCACGTGGGCGTGTATGCGGCCGACCCGATGGCGTACAGCGTGTTTGGCGCCCTGTTCGATCCGCTGATCGAGGAGTACCATGGAGGGTTCGGGTCGGATGGTCAGCAGCCCGAGCTGAGCTGGGGCGAACCGAGCGAGCTGGAAAATCCGGACCCGGAGGGTCAGTACGTTGTGTCGACCCGGGTACGCTGTGCCCGGTCGGTGGAGGGTATGCCGTTCCATCCGCGCATGCAGGAGGACCAGTACGAGGAGATCTACGACAAGGTGCGGGAAGCCGTGCAGGACCTGCCGGAGGAGTTGCAGGGCGAGCTGCACCTGCTCGCGGCGCTCGATGCCGGCCAGAAGGAGGAGCTGACGGAGGGGCACTATCTGTTCAAGGAGTGTGACCGATTTCTGGACGAGGCACAGGCGAACCGGTTCTTCCCGGCGGGGCGTGCGATCTTTCTGAACGAGAGCAAAACGTTCGTCCTGTGGGTGAATGAGGAGGACCATCTGCGCATCATCTCCATGCAGGAGGGCGCAGATGTTG CACAAGTCTATCAACGGTTCATTACCGCGCTGGAGACACTGGGCCAAAAGATACCCTTCCAGCGGGACGAGCGACTCGGCTTTCTCACCTTCTGTCCCACCAATCTCGGCACGGCGATCCGCGCCTCGGTGCACATTCGCCTGCCGAAGCTGAGCGCCGACAAGGCACGGATGGAAGAGGCGGCCGCCACTCACAAGCTGCAGATTCGCGGTGTTCACGGTGAGCATACGGACACCGGTGACGGTGTGCTGGATGTGTCCAACAAGCGACGCCTCGGGCTTACCGAGTTCGAGGCGGTGAAGGAGATGGTGGACGGCGTCAAGGCACTGATCGAGCTGGAGAAGGAGCTCGAGGCTGGCGGAGGTGGTGAAGCCGCCGCAGATGAGGCTCCGGCAGCAGAGGAGTAA
- the LOC1281079 gene encoding intron Large complex component GCFC2 isoform X2: MILNGRAALCAGRNDMSSEDDGNEEDETDGRMQQQHQHHHHRFAKPQDNFKMCLENGVIPDAAMIHAARKRRQKAREQGEFIPVEEPKEDKTKKRTVQEDGDGDGSDEDDDRIDMSAITGAKEREERREQFYAVQREDSDAEDSDVETKEWENQQIRKGVTGAQLVSAQQESVISQYLIGGSFSQTFQNKSTLLLDDQRAGDDGTGEFRALSTAALLEKAYAASSGIRLAGTGAGSKRTTNASSNAGSKSSDTKPTGPRMPQQILAQLTERHRTTADLNRKHDEDIEHITQEVKLLQMDYRACEQRAPVAAAKYRFYQEFRCYVSDLVECLNEKVPLVTALEQRALALMGKHSGMLIERRRQDMRDQVKEVTDANKMVKRAGPEDQERVRRAAEREGRRTRRRRDREKNETAESHFDGMSSDDEIPDMDAARYRSALQAIELEARDIFADAAEEYGEVGGILERFEQWREHDLPAYSDAYMSLCLPKILGPLIRLEHVCWNPMTMDALVELENEKWYRTAAQYGCSATTEAALAADPDVRLIPTLVEKIFLPKLTALVEQYWDPLSTTQTFRLVRLLKRFVRDYPSLRSGCRPLRVLFQAILDKLKQSIDNDVFIPIFPKQAQEARSSFFQRQFCSGLKLLRNITSWQGILADAALKDLAIGSLLNRYLLNGMRVCSPVDAVGKASTIVYTLPRVWLNPGASVVQGMDQFVTMLRHLQSQLDPALPPNGELAEQIRKILTSLHVTAT, encoded by the exons ATGATCCTGAACGGGCGGGCGGCACTGTGCGCCGGGCGGAACGATATGTCGTCGGAGGATGACGGGAACGAGGAGGACGAAACGGATGGacggatgcagcagcagcaccagcatcatcatcatcggtttGCGAAGCCGCAGGACAACTTTAAGATGTGTCTGGAAAACGGTGTCATACCGGACGCGGCCATGATTCATGCCGCACGCAAGCGACGACAGAAAGCGCGTGAACAAG GCGAATTTATTCCGGTCGAGGAGCCGAAGGAGGACAAGACCAAAAAGCGAACCGTGCAAGAGGACGGCGATGGCGATGGGTCCGATGAGGATGACGACCGTATCGACATGTCGGCCATAACCGGTGCCAAAGAGCGCGAGGAACGGCGGGAACAGTTTTACGCCGTTCAGCGTGAAG attCCGATGCGGAAGATTCCGACGTGGAAACGAAGGAATGGGAAAATCAGCAAATACGCAAAGGCGTCACCGGGGCACAGCTCGTATCGGCACAGCAAGAATCCGTCATATCGCAGTACTTAATCGGCGGCAGCTTTAGCCAAACGTTCCAGAACAAATCCACCCTACTGCTGGACGATCAGCGGGCGGGCGACGATGGAACTGGCGAGTTCCGAGCACTGTCAACCGCTGCCCTGCTCGAAAAAGCGTACGCAGCGTCGAGCGGCATCCGATTGGCCGGTACCGGCGCTGGCAGCAAGCGTACCACGAATGCGTCCAGCAATGCCGGCAGCAAATCTTCCGACACGAAACCGACCGGTCCGCGGATGCCGCAGCAAATCCTGGCACAGCTAACCGAACGGCACCGTACGACGGCCGATTTGAACCGAAAGCACGACGAAGACATCGAACACATCACGCAGGAGGTGAAGCTGCTGCAGATGGATTATCGGGCGTGCGAGCAGCGGGCACCGGTTGCGGCGGCCAAGTACCGGTTCTATCAGGAGTTCCGTTGCTACGTGTCCGATCTGGTCGAGTGTCTGAACGAGAAGGTACCGCTGGTAACGGCACTCGAGCAGCGGGCGCTCGCCCTGATGGGGAAACATTCCGGCATGCTGATCGAGCGACGCCGGCAGGATATGCGCGACCAGGTGAAGGAGGTCACGGACGCAAACA AAATGGTCAAACGGGCCGGTCCAGAGGATCAGGAGCGTGTGCGAAGGGCCGCCGAGCGGGAGGGTCGCCGAACGCGGCGGCGGCGCGATCGCGAAAAGAACGAAACGGCCGAAAGCCACTTCGACGGCATGTCGAGCGACGACGAAATCCCCGACATGGACGCAGCGCGCTACCGGTCCGCCCTGCAGGCGATCGAGCTGGAGGCGCGCGACATCTTTGCCGACGCGGCCGAAGAGTACGGCGAGGTCGGCGGCATACTGGAGCGGTTCGAGCAGTGGCGCGAGCACGACCTGCCCGCGTACAGCGACGCGTACATGAGCCTCTGCCTGCCCAAGATTCTCGGCCCGCTGATCCGCCTCGAGCACGTGTGCTGGAACCCGATGACGATGGATGCGCTGGTCGAGCTAGAGAACGAAAAGTGGTACCGCACGGCCGCCCAGTACGGCTGCTCGGCCACGACGGAGGCGGCACTCGCGGCCGATCCGGACGTACGGCTCATACCGACGCTGGTGGAGAAAATATTCCTGCCCAAGCTGACCGCGCTGGTTGAGCAGTACTGGGATCCGCTGTCGACGACGCAAACCTTCCGGCTGGTGCGGCTGCTGAAGCGGTTCGTGCGCGACTACCCATCGCTCCGGAGCGGCTGCCGGCCGCTCCGGGTGCTCTTCCAGGCGATCCTCGACAAGCTGAAACAGTCGATCGACAATGATGTGTTTATTCCAATCTTTCCGAAGCA AGCGCAGGAAGCGAGGTCGTCCTTCTTTCAGCGCCAGTTCTGCAGCGGCCTGAAGCTGCTGCGCAACATCACCAGCTGGCAAGGGATTCTAGCCGATGCGGCACTGAAAGATCTCGCGATCGGTTCGCTGCTGAATCGCTACCTGCTGAACGGGATGCGCGTCTGCTCGCCGGTGGACGCGGTCGGCAAAGCGTCCACGATCGTGTACACCCTGCCGCGCGTCTGGCTCAATCCGGGCGCatcggtggtgcagggcatgGATCAGTTCGTCACCATGCTGCGGCATCTGCAATCTCAGCTCGATCCTGCCCTTCCTCCGAATGG cGAACTTGCCGAACAGATACGCAAAATTCTAACAAGCTTGCACGTGACTGCGACGTAG
- the LOC1281079 gene encoding intron Large complex component GCFC2 isoform X1: MSLFRKPKKPIQRRVFSGYDDEDEENHGSSAKDSGHPNGAGNGTQNGTSVDRSTPMDVDPVPEGPAVATASVAPSSSSSKRKEHRAAADSGSKGSSLKANPSTKPSLLSFDDEEEGGEVFQVKKSSHSKKVMKTLDKERRRKRHMEKGNGSGLAGPAPGSASGGAGAVDQAKPTSAPHRKQPSSSASSVAGSSAHGGTADSNDKIKREKCENSSSNIQTEIRTDDFVLVVKKSDPENMILNGRAALCAGRNDMSSEDDGNEEDETDGRMQQQHQHHHHRFAKPQDNFKMCLENGVIPDAAMIHAARKRRQKAREQGEFIPVEEPKEDKTKKRTVQEDGDGDGSDEDDDRIDMSAITGAKEREERREQFYAVQREDSDAEDSDVETKEWENQQIRKGVTGAQLVSAQQESVISQYLIGGSFSQTFQNKSTLLLDDQRAGDDGTGEFRALSTAALLEKAYAASSGIRLAGTGAGSKRTTNASSNAGSKSSDTKPTGPRMPQQILAQLTERHRTTADLNRKHDEDIEHITQEVKLLQMDYRACEQRAPVAAAKYRFYQEFRCYVSDLVECLNEKVPLVTALEQRALALMGKHSGMLIERRRQDMRDQVKEVTDANKMVKRAGPEDQERVRRAAEREGRRTRRRRDREKNETAESHFDGMSSDDEIPDMDAARYRSALQAIELEARDIFADAAEEYGEVGGILERFEQWREHDLPAYSDAYMSLCLPKILGPLIRLEHVCWNPMTMDALVELENEKWYRTAAQYGCSATTEAALAADPDVRLIPTLVEKIFLPKLTALVEQYWDPLSTTQTFRLVRLLKRFVRDYPSLRSGCRPLRVLFQAILDKLKQSIDNDVFIPIFPKQAQEARSSFFQRQFCSGLKLLRNITSWQGILADAALKDLAIGSLLNRYLLNGMRVCSPVDAVGKASTIVYTLPRVWLNPGASVVQGMDQFVTMLRHLQSQLDPALPPNGELAEQIRKILTSLHVTAT, encoded by the exons ATGTCGCTCTTTCGCAAGCCCAAAAAGCCCATCCAGCGGCGCGTTTTCAGCGGCTACGATGATGAGGACGAGGAAAACCACGGCTCGTCGGCGAAGGATTCGGGCCACCCGAACGGTGCCGGCAACGGGACACAAAACGGTACCAGCGTCGACCGGTCCACACCGATGGACGTTGACCCCGTGCCGGAAGGTCCGGCGGTAGCGACGGCATCGGTCGCaccgtcctcctcctcatccaaGCGAAAAGAGCACCGTGCTGCGGCGGACTCTGGCTCGAAGGGCTCGTCGTTGAAAGCGAACCCGAGCACCAAACCCTCTTTGCTTAGTTTCGACGACGAAG AGGAGGGCGGCGAAGTTTTCCAAGTGAAAAAGTCCTCCCACAGCAAGAAGGTGATGAAAACGCTCGACAAGGAACGGCGCCGGAAGCGGCACATGGAAAAGGGCAACGGCAGCGGACTGGCCGGACCGGCGCCAGGATCAGCGTCCGGTGGAGCGGGTGCAGTGGACCAGGCCAAACCAACGAGCGCACCGCACCGAAAGCAGCCTTCATCGTCGGCATCGAGCGTGGCGGGCTCGTCGGCTCACGGTGGTACCGCCGACAGTAATGATAagataaaaagagaaaagtgTGAAAATTCTAGCTCTAATATCCAAACAGAAATACGCACAGACGACTTTGTG CTGGTGGTCAAGAAATCGGACCCTGAGAATATGATCCTGAACGGGCGGGCGGCACTGTGCGCCGGGCGGAACGATATGTCGTCGGAGGATGACGGGAACGAGGAGGACGAAACGGATGGacggatgcagcagcagcaccagcatcatcatcatcggtttGCGAAGCCGCAGGACAACTTTAAGATGTGTCTGGAAAACGGTGTCATACCGGACGCGGCCATGATTCATGCCGCACGCAAGCGACGACAGAAAGCGCGTGAACAAG GCGAATTTATTCCGGTCGAGGAGCCGAAGGAGGACAAGACCAAAAAGCGAACCGTGCAAGAGGACGGCGATGGCGATGGGTCCGATGAGGATGACGACCGTATCGACATGTCGGCCATAACCGGTGCCAAAGAGCGCGAGGAACGGCGGGAACAGTTTTACGCCGTTCAGCGTGAAG attCCGATGCGGAAGATTCCGACGTGGAAACGAAGGAATGGGAAAATCAGCAAATACGCAAAGGCGTCACCGGGGCACAGCTCGTATCGGCACAGCAAGAATCCGTCATATCGCAGTACTTAATCGGCGGCAGCTTTAGCCAAACGTTCCAGAACAAATCCACCCTACTGCTGGACGATCAGCGGGCGGGCGACGATGGAACTGGCGAGTTCCGAGCACTGTCAACCGCTGCCCTGCTCGAAAAAGCGTACGCAGCGTCGAGCGGCATCCGATTGGCCGGTACCGGCGCTGGCAGCAAGCGTACCACGAATGCGTCCAGCAATGCCGGCAGCAAATCTTCCGACACGAAACCGACCGGTCCGCGGATGCCGCAGCAAATCCTGGCACAGCTAACCGAACGGCACCGTACGACGGCCGATTTGAACCGAAAGCACGACGAAGACATCGAACACATCACGCAGGAGGTGAAGCTGCTGCAGATGGATTATCGGGCGTGCGAGCAGCGGGCACCGGTTGCGGCGGCCAAGTACCGGTTCTATCAGGAGTTCCGTTGCTACGTGTCCGATCTGGTCGAGTGTCTGAACGAGAAGGTACCGCTGGTAACGGCACTCGAGCAGCGGGCGCTCGCCCTGATGGGGAAACATTCCGGCATGCTGATCGAGCGACGCCGGCAGGATATGCGCGACCAGGTGAAGGAGGTCACGGACGCAAACA AAATGGTCAAACGGGCCGGTCCAGAGGATCAGGAGCGTGTGCGAAGGGCCGCCGAGCGGGAGGGTCGCCGAACGCGGCGGCGGCGCGATCGCGAAAAGAACGAAACGGCCGAAAGCCACTTCGACGGCATGTCGAGCGACGACGAAATCCCCGACATGGACGCAGCGCGCTACCGGTCCGCCCTGCAGGCGATCGAGCTGGAGGCGCGCGACATCTTTGCCGACGCGGCCGAAGAGTACGGCGAGGTCGGCGGCATACTGGAGCGGTTCGAGCAGTGGCGCGAGCACGACCTGCCCGCGTACAGCGACGCGTACATGAGCCTCTGCCTGCCCAAGATTCTCGGCCCGCTGATCCGCCTCGAGCACGTGTGCTGGAACCCGATGACGATGGATGCGCTGGTCGAGCTAGAGAACGAAAAGTGGTACCGCACGGCCGCCCAGTACGGCTGCTCGGCCACGACGGAGGCGGCACTCGCGGCCGATCCGGACGTACGGCTCATACCGACGCTGGTGGAGAAAATATTCCTGCCCAAGCTGACCGCGCTGGTTGAGCAGTACTGGGATCCGCTGTCGACGACGCAAACCTTCCGGCTGGTGCGGCTGCTGAAGCGGTTCGTGCGCGACTACCCATCGCTCCGGAGCGGCTGCCGGCCGCTCCGGGTGCTCTTCCAGGCGATCCTCGACAAGCTGAAACAGTCGATCGACAATGATGTGTTTATTCCAATCTTTCCGAAGCA AGCGCAGGAAGCGAGGTCGTCCTTCTTTCAGCGCCAGTTCTGCAGCGGCCTGAAGCTGCTGCGCAACATCACCAGCTGGCAAGGGATTCTAGCCGATGCGGCACTGAAAGATCTCGCGATCGGTTCGCTGCTGAATCGCTACCTGCTGAACGGGATGCGCGTCTGCTCGCCGGTGGACGCGGTCGGCAAAGCGTCCACGATCGTGTACACCCTGCCGCGCGTCTGGCTCAATCCGGGCGCatcggtggtgcagggcatgGATCAGTTCGTCACCATGCTGCGGCATCTGCAATCTCAGCTCGATCCTGCCCTTCCTCCGAATGG cGAACTTGCCGAACAGATACGCAAAATTCTAACAAGCTTGCACGTGACTGCGACGTAG
- the LOC1281081 gene encoding uncharacterized protein LOC1281081 — protein sequence MRGTSAPANRPLPVVVWVLLALSPALIDRCDAFDIFPPNYDIRYRLETDVTLVPDVHATDNYMWYLNGYLRVHRYDAKNLAAQIELDRHHIPQSEGDVSALLQPFRIAIANDTILSIQFKLNEPIWSANIKRALASLLQAHGDGPGAYVVDEQGIFGSCPTEYFVVNKSNVYEISKTYGMDRCTIYRGAIYLTRSNIPQNHCIPNKQPQAITSRIANYKLRKIESYRYMLTELDGTMRTNIRTLESYYPQFLYSRVVLRYDRHQVLEDGPPGRPVVDIVSGMALLFSPILFDSPDLEATGGRSPKSKEKLIKRTASLLNAMADNLETVDNKLKEPYDETVSEIIRLMGTMDLETLKQLYEEIDLGTSYRQETARNIFLEIVPRTGTTSTILLTRDLIMNKQVNPMTAVQLLISLPFYMAEPSPELVKECEVFLEVGADRPDIKHAAVLSYATMIYNTFVAGKLTADTFEKYVKMYFDLFLNSFEYEQQMLYLEGLGNLQLENVAEYLDPIIRADYPQNTDIRFLAMLALLPTAHLRPNQVYETYWPIFHSRTSPLQLRVAAFTMLLFSNPTPGRLLGLYSVIKTENDPHMINFYRTTVLSISETTYPCYQHLKLLLAYMTRQLPDAPAPKYWVTGNYLFDYRDRKFHIGSMLQTMLIGSHQTDLPMIASLKFDTEALGRFTGQLGLYIKARGLSDAVINRLTTFNSSHLRLDRLSSILKTMKLSTISPTPLHFEFIVQFEGKAVLCYHLNQTTFHNLTDGNIINRINLLRDSHVNMQIVRRPFMIKYALPTLLGTPADILIENTVLATVRGNTTQQMMLMDKVARSNQVDVRYSSYAVVKIRSYNPINDVEYSTIREQGFLVYIPVNNEIVWDIAGKSISYSFYRPENMTSGISLKSRTRNTPANGSSAAETLEPKEEDIAKYGYRIDDLGIQLLARVHQDYTKDNVMFMLETDILDNAKVLTKAPFSLVNNVLRIVSLIQLNTIHIGRDKHLTLLIANDQKTLLQGTLKWDTQNYSKQPAVPENEVLRVNLILAHTIPKPEGSRDEVKVLHKWDIVSQYTNFKCDRAARIFFSLTRHEWNSSHWKMCFSADYRPLVFLQRPFELTGEVVFGETRVPKQCPKEPRIAFNVSYHLPEYVERIYRALDTKDRSCPKEILRLTPPPFSGECRANRFSPLTTVTGLDAHLKFTKLPSWIDMLLHRLDHAVSAVVPGRVQTLNMTDHIDVQARVMQWSNDTEIQINGGTIWFPSRFYHNVKMQHSYTSRIEYGFLSVCSLIYDKLTTFNDRVLQLTNEVRDEYRVRDSFLLTADCSLTPKMAVFVLDDQKGVQIYTGGNYLIYEPGGNSYNASSNSSPTMTVNINDEQLIDLRNIVYQYPPDDEFYDFRVYIDREGVLVVENQLNGAVVQYGPAGIVNLLLPTVHKGQMCGLCSDRE from the exons ATGCGCGGCACTTCGGCTCCGGCCAATCGACCACTTCCGGTGGTAGTGTGGG TTCTGCTTGCACTGTCGCCGGCTCTAATCGATCGTTGCGATGCGTTCGATATTTTCCCTCCGAACTATGACATCCGATACCGGCTGGAAACGGACGTAACGCTAGTGCCGGATGTGCACGCGACCGACAACTACATGTGGTATCTGAACGGGTACCTGCGCGTCCATCGGTACGATGCCAAGAATCTCGCCGCTCAG ATCGAGCTCGATCGCCACCACATACCGCAAAGCGAGGGCGATGTGTCGGCCCTCCTGCAACCGTTCCGCATAGCGATCGCGAACGATACGATCCTGAGCATACAGTTCAAGCTGAACGAGCCGATCTGGTCGGCCAACATCAAGCGCGCGCTGGCCTCGCTGCTGCAGGCGCACGGCGACGGGCCGGGTGCGTACGTCGTCGACGAGCAGGGCATCTTCGGCAGCTGCCCGACCGAGTACTTCGTGGTGAACAAGTCGAACGTGTACGAGATCTCGAAAACGTACGGCATGGACCGGTGCACGATCTATCGCGGTGCGATCTACCTGACGCGCAGCAACATCCCGCAGAACCACTGCATCCCGAACAAGCAGCCGCAGGCGATCACGTCCCGCATCGCCAACTACAAGCTGCGCAAGATCGAATCGTACCGGTACATGCTGACCGAGCTGGACGGCACGATGCGCACCAACATACGGACGCTCGAGTCGTACTATCCGCAGTTCCTGTACTCGCGCGTCGTGCTGCGGTACGACCGGCACCAGGTGCTGGAGGACGGGCCCCCGGGCCGGCCGGTAGTGGACATCGTCAGCGGGATGGCGCTGCTGTTCAGCCCGATCCTGTTCGACAGTCCCGATCTGGAGGCGACCGGTGGCCGCAGCCCGAAGTCGAAGGAGAAGCTAATCAAGCGGACCGCCAGCCTGCTGAACGCGATGGCGGACAATCTCGAGACGGTCGACAACAAGCTGAAGGAACCGTACGACGAGACGGTGTCGGAAATCATCCGGCTGATGGGCACGATGGATCTGGAAACGCTGAAGCAGCTGTACGAGGAGATCGATCTCGGCACGTCCTATCGGCAGGAGACGGCCCGGAACATCTTTCTCGAGATAGTGCCGCGCACCGGGACGACCTCGACGATACTGCTGACGCGTGATCTGATCATGAACAAGCAGGTCAACCCGATGACGGCGGTGCAGCTGCTGATTTCGCTCCCGTTCTACATGGCCGAACCGTCGCCGGAGCTGGTGAAGGAGTGCGAGGTGTTTCTGGAGGTGGGTGCGGACCGGCCGGACATTAAGCATGCGGCCGTGCTGAGCTACGCCACGATGATCTACAACACGTTCGTCGCCGGCAAGCTGACCGCGGACACGTTCGAGAAGTACGTGAAAATGTACTTCGATCTGTTTCTGA ACAGCTTCGAGTACGAGCAGCAAATGCTCTATCTCGAAGGGTTAGGCAATCTGCAGCTGGAAAACGTGGCCGAATATCTGGATCCAATCATTCGTGCCGACTATCCACAAAACACGGACATTCGCTTTCTGGCGATGCTGGCACTGCTGCCCACCGCCCATCTCCGCCCGAACCAGGTGTACGAGACGTACTGGCCAATCTTTCACTCGCGCACCAGcccgctgcagctgcgggTAGCCGCCTTTACCATGCTGCTGTTCTCCAACCCAACGCCGGGCCGGTTGCTGGGCCTGTACAGCGTGATCAAGACGGAGAACGATCCGCACATGATCAACTTCTACCGCACGACCGTGCTGAGCATCTCCGAGACGACCTACCCGTGCTACCAGCATCT CAAACTGCTGCTCGCCTACATGACCCGCCAGCTGCCGGATGCACCCGCACCCAAGTACTGGGTCACCGGGAACTATCTGTTCGACTACCGGGACCGCAAGTTCCACATCGGCTCGATGCTGCAGACGATGCTGATCGGTAGCCACCAGACGGATCTGCCGATGATTGCATCGCTCAAGTTCGACACGGAAGCGCTCGGGCGGTTCACAGGCCAGCTGGGA CTGTACATTAAGGCACGGGGACTGAGTGATGCCGTCATCAACCGGCTGACCACGTTCAACTCGAGCCACCTTCGGCTCGATCGGCTGAGCAGCATTCTGAAGACGATGAAGCTGTCCACCATCAGCCCGACGCCGCTGCACTTTGAGTTTATCGTGCAGTTTGAGGGCAAGGCCGTACTGTGCTACCATCTGAATCAAACGACGTTTCACAATCTTACCGATGGCAACA TCATCAATCGCATCAATCTGCTGCGGGACAGCCACGTGAACATGCAGATCGTGCGCCGCCCGTTCATGATCAAGTACGCGTTGCCGACGCTGCTCGGTACGCCGGCCGACATACTGATCGAGAACACCGTGCTGGCGACGGTGCGCGGCAACACTACGCAGCAGATGATGCTGATGGATAAGGTGGCCCGCAGCAACCAGGTGGACGTGCGGTACTCCTCGTACGCTGTGGTAAAGATCCGCAGCTACAACCCCATCAACGATGTGGAGTACTCGACCATCCGCGAGCAGGGCTTCCTGGTGTACATACCGGTCAACAACGAGATCGTGTGGGACATTGCGGGCAAATCGATCAGCTACAGCTTCTACCGGCCGGAAAACATGACCAGTGGGATCTCGCTCAAGAGCCGCACGCGCAACACGCCGGCAAATGGGTCGTCGGCGGCGGAAACGCTCGAACCGAAGGAGGAAGATATCGCCAAGTACGGGTACCGGATCGACGATCTTGGCATTCAGCTGCTGGCCCGCGTGCATCAGGACTACACCAAGGACAACGTGATGTTCATGCTCGAGACGGACATACTGGACAATGCGAAGGTGCTGACGAAGGCACCGTTCTCGCTGGTGAACAATGTGCTGCGCATCGTCAGCCTGATCCAGCTGAACACGATCCACATCGGGCGCGACAAGCATCTGACGCTGCTGATCGCGAACGATCAGAAAACGCTCCTGCAGGGTACGCTCAAGTGGGACACGCAGAACTACTCGAAGCAGCCGGCCGTGCCGGAGAACGAGGTGCTGCGCGTGAACCTCATACTGGCGCACACCATCCCGAAGCCGGAGGGAAGCCGCGACGAGGTGAAGGTGCTGCACAAGTGGGACATTGTGTCGCAGTACACCAACTTCAAGTGTGACCGGGCGGCCCGGATCTTCTTCTCCCTGACGCGCCACGAATGGAACAGCTCTCACTGGAAG ATGTGCTTTTCGGCGGATTATCGACCGCTGGTGTTTCTGCAGCGACCGTTCGAGCTTACCGGCGAGGTGGTGTTTGGTGAAACTCGGGTACCGAAACAGTGCCCCAAGGAGCCACGGATTGCGTTCAATGTGTCGTACCATCTGCCCGAGTACGTTGAGCGCATCTACCGCGCACTGGACACCAAGGATCGCAGCTGCCCGAAGGAGATTCTGCGCCTGACGCCACCACCGTTCTCCGGGGAGTGTCGCGCAAATCGGTTCAGCCCGCTGACCACCGTAACCGGGCTGGATGCACACCTGAAGTTCACTAAG CTTCCGTCGTGGATTGATATGCTGCTGCACCGGTTGGACCATGCCGTCTCGGCCGTTGTGCCCGGGCGCGTACAAACGCTCAACATGACCGACCACATCGATGTGCAGGCCCGGGTGATGCAGTGGTCGAATGATACAGAGATTCAAATCAACGGTGGCACCATCTGGTTCCCTTCGCGCTTCTATCACAACGTCAAGATGCAGCATTCCTACACGTCACGGATCGAGTACGGGTTTCTCA GTGTGTGCAGCCTGATCTACGACAAGCTGACCACGTTCAACGATCGCGTCCTGCAGCTGACGAACGAGGTACGGGACGAGTACCGGGTGCGCGATAGCTTCCTGCTGACCGCCGACTGCTCGCTCACCCCGAAGATGGCCGTGTTTGTGCTGGACGACCAGAAGGGTGTGCAGATCTACACCGGCGGCAACTATCTGATCTACGAGCCGGGTGGCAATAGTTACAacgccagcagcaacagctcgcCCACGATGACGGTTAACATTAACGATGAGCAGCTGATCGATCTGCGCAATATCGTGTACCAGTACCCGCCGGACGATGAGTTCTACGACTTCCGGGTGTACATCGATCGGGAgggtgtgctggtggtggagaACCAGCTGAACGGTGCGGTCGTACAGTACGGACCGGCGGGCATAGTCAATCTGCTGCTGCCGACCGTCCACAAGGGCCAAATGTGCGGGCTGTGCAGTGATCGCGAgtag